From a single Fulvivirga ulvae genomic region:
- a CDS encoding DUF6702 family protein has protein sequence MRKYFMLVVVIFLSSFMHPIHVSVCDIEFDRERNALEIVQRIFLDDLELAIRNHNNNQRIDLLEPNGTTTDELVKAYLKANFKISVNGKAEVHNYLGHEIEGDALYAYMEIEKVKKLNSIQVHSEILISEYDDQVNLVHVEVDKEIRSMKLTPKNKTEELEYK, from the coding sequence ATGCGTAAGTATTTCATGTTAGTGGTGGTGATTTTTTTATCTTCTTTTATGCATCCAATCCATGTGAGTGTGTGCGATATAGAGTTTGATCGGGAGAGAAATGCTCTTGAAATTGTTCAGCGAATATTCCTGGATGACCTTGAGCTGGCTATCAGGAACCATAATAACAACCAACGAATCGATCTGCTGGAACCAAATGGCACTACGACCGATGAACTGGTAAAAGCATACCTTAAAGCCAATTTCAAAATCTCTGTTAATGGCAAAGCCGAAGTCCACAACTACCTCGGCCATGAAATTGAAGGCGACGCCCTTTATGCTTATATGGAAATAGAAAAGGTAAAGAAATTAAACTCTATTCAGGTGCATAGTGAAATACTGATCAGCGAATATGACGATCAGGTCAATCTGGTACATGTGGAGGTTGATAAGGAGATCAGGAGTATGAAACTGACTCCTAAAAATAAAACGGAGGAATTAGAATATAAATAA
- a CDS encoding HupE/UreJ family protein, translating to MSEFGLYFELGIDHILDVNGYDHILFVIALCAIYVLQDWKRVLILVTAFTIGHSITLALATLRIVNFDSDLIEFLIPVTIFLTAFFNLLKKERTVQASKIQTNYLLALFFGLIHGLGFSNFLRSILGKEKSIVSPLLAFNIGLEVGQIIIVAVFLIISFILVDIFGVKRRDWRMIISSATAGIALMLIVETKFLN from the coding sequence ATGTCAGAATTCGGATTATATTTTGAGCTGGGGATTGATCACATCCTTGACGTTAACGGATATGATCACATCCTTTTTGTTATAGCTCTTTGTGCCATTTATGTACTTCAGGACTGGAAACGCGTACTTATTTTGGTTACCGCCTTCACTATTGGCCATTCTATTACGCTTGCACTAGCCACTCTGCGCATTGTCAATTTTGATAGTGACCTGATAGAATTCCTCATTCCGGTGACTATTTTTTTAACAGCATTCTTTAATCTGTTAAAAAAGGAGCGTACTGTGCAGGCCAGCAAAATACAGACCAATTATCTTCTGGCATTATTTTTTGGTTTGATCCACGGTTTGGGATTCTCCAATTTTCTGAGAAGTATATTAGGTAAGGAAAAATCCATTGTATCCCCGCTATTAGCCTTTAACATAGGTCTGGAAGTGGGCCAAATAATAATCGTTGCAGTTTTCCTTATAATTAGTTTTATATTGGTCGATATTTTTGGTGTTAAAAGAAGAGACTGGCGTATGATCATTTCTTCAGCCACCGCTGGTATCGCTTTGATGTTGATAGTAGAAACGAAATTTTTGAATTAA
- a CDS encoding M1 family metallopeptidase: MKRVILSLAILLPFQFSVAQEKQWEGKFEQLGTELPTPNEYRTGSGAPGNEYWQQQANYEIEVELNDKNQSVTGKEKITYINNSPDVLRYLWVQLDQNVREQGTNTLKIQEVAVIDSIPAKFAAQGLGISDYDGGFKIKSVKDVNGKDLPYIINKTMMRVDIPQPLKSGESFTFGIEWSYNINDRMELGGRSGLEYFPKDGNYLYTIAQFFPRMAVYDDYEGWQNKQFLGRGEFALPFGDYKVKITVPSDHIVASTGTLQNPKDVLTKQQMERLEQAKKSFDKPVIIATEAEAIEREKTRSDKKSTWVFHADNVRDFAFATSRKFIWDAQAVKLDTKTPMAMSYYPKEGNPLWEQESTKAVKNTLETYSKYTIEYPYPKAISVHAASIGMEYPMICFNFGRPNEDGTYSDITKYRMIGVIIHEVGHNFFPMIINSDERQWTWMDEGLNTFVQYRTEQEQYDDFPSRRGPAKGIVDYMKGDKAFIRPIMTNSEQIVQFGNNAYAKPATALSILRETVMGPELFDAAFKEYAQRWAFKHPKPADFFRTMEDASAVDLDWFWKGWFYTVDHVDIAVDEVKWFKLRTEESDIENKGKKVKKGDLTANEGEGKAKDFSKGPEEFSLVETDPRYYGEFMNRIDDKAIIQKFEDKNIYQVTFKNEGGLVMPLIIEFTFADGTKTVEKIPAEIWRMNEEEVTKVFAFEKEVINIVLDPNEETADTDVEDNIFPKAEVPSKFDEFKNKKGK, from the coding sequence ATGAAGAGAGTAATTTTAAGCCTCGCAATTTTGCTGCCTTTTCAATTTTCCGTAGCACAGGAAAAACAATGGGAAGGCAAATTTGAGCAGTTAGGCACAGAACTTCCCACTCCCAATGAATATAGAACAGGATCGGGAGCCCCTGGAAACGAGTATTGGCAGCAGCAGGCCAATTATGAAATTGAGGTTGAGCTTAATGATAAAAACCAAAGTGTAACCGGTAAGGAGAAAATAACTTATATCAACAATTCTCCGGATGTATTAAGGTATTTGTGGGTACAGCTAGATCAGAATGTACGAGAGCAAGGTACCAACACCCTGAAGATACAGGAAGTTGCCGTTATAGATTCGATCCCAGCAAAGTTTGCGGCCCAGGGATTAGGGATATCTGATTATGACGGTGGTTTTAAGATCAAGTCTGTAAAGGATGTAAATGGAAAAGACCTGCCATATATCATCAACAAAACCATGATGCGTGTGGACATTCCTCAACCTTTGAAATCCGGTGAGTCTTTTACATTCGGAATAGAATGGAGCTATAACATCAACGACAGAATGGAACTTGGAGGAAGAAGTGGTTTGGAGTACTTCCCGAAAGATGGCAATTACCTTTACACCATTGCGCAGTTCTTCCCAAGAATGGCTGTTTATGACGACTATGAAGGATGGCAAAACAAACAATTCCTCGGCCGTGGTGAATTTGCCCTGCCGTTTGGAGATTACAAAGTAAAGATCACGGTTCCTTCTGATCATATCGTAGCTTCTACAGGTACGCTGCAAAACCCTAAGGATGTGCTAACCAAGCAGCAGATGGAAAGGTTGGAACAAGCCAAAAAATCATTTGACAAGCCCGTGATCATAGCTACTGAAGCGGAAGCTATTGAAAGAGAAAAAACCAGGTCGGATAAAAAATCAACGTGGGTTTTCCATGCCGATAACGTAAGAGACTTTGCTTTCGCTACCTCAAGAAAATTCATTTGGGATGCGCAGGCTGTTAAACTGGATACAAAAACGCCAATGGCCATGTCTTATTACCCTAAGGAAGGCAACCCGCTTTGGGAGCAGGAGTCAACAAAGGCAGTAAAAAACACATTGGAAACTTACTCTAAGTATACCATAGAATACCCTTACCCTAAGGCGATCTCAGTACATGCTGCATCGATAGGTATGGAGTACCCGATGATCTGCTTCAACTTTGGCCGCCCTAACGAGGATGGTACTTACTCAGATATCACTAAATACAGAATGATCGGCGTAATCATCCATGAAGTAGGCCATAACTTCTTCCCAATGATCATCAACTCTGATGAGAGACAATGGACATGGATGGATGAAGGATTAAACACATTCGTTCAGTACAGAACCGAGCAGGAGCAGTACGACGATTTTCCTTCCAGAAGAGGGCCTGCAAAAGGTATCGTAGATTATATGAAAGGCGACAAAGCTTTTATCCGCCCTATAATGACGAACTCCGAGCAGATCGTGCAGTTTGGTAATAATGCTTACGCCAAGCCGGCAACTGCCCTTAGCATCCTCCGGGAAACAGTGATGGGACCCGAGCTATTCGATGCTGCTTTCAAAGAATATGCTCAGCGGTGGGCTTTCAAACACCCCAAACCTGCCGACTTCTTCAGGACTATGGAAGATGCCTCAGCCGTTGACCTCGATTGGTTCTGGAAAGGCTGGTTCTATACAGTTGACCACGTAGATATAGCAGTAGATGAAGTGAAGTGGTTTAAGCTGAGAACTGAAGAGTCTGATATAGAAAACAAAGGTAAAAAGGTAAAGAAAGGAGACCTTACTGCTAATGAAGGAGAAGGAAAAGCAAAGGATTTCAGTAAAGGCCCTGAAGAATTTTCTTTGGTAGAAACCGATCCAAGGTATTATGGTGAGTTCATGAATCGTATTGATGATAAAGCCATCATTCAAAAATTTGAAGACAAAAACATTTACCAGGTAACTTTTAAAAATGAGGGTGGCCTTGTTATGCCCCTGATTATTGAGTTTACTTTTGCTGACGGCACAAAAACTGTGGAGAAAATACCCGCAGAGATCTGGAGGATGAATGAAGAAGAAGTGACAAAGGTATTTGCCTTCGAAAAAGAGGTGATAAACATTGTGCTAGATCCTAATGAAGAAACAGCAGATACTGACGTAGAGGATAATATCTTTCCAAAAGCGGAAGTGCCCTCGAAGTTCGATGAATTTAAGAATAAGAAGGGAAAATAA
- a CDS encoding M1 family metallopeptidase — MIRLACYSKKPNINKMKNQCIFLLLLTFLISSTTFGQEEWGQKFEQLGQELPTPNSYRTGSGAPGVNYWQQQADYKIDVAIDDKKQVLTGSETIKYYNNSPDVLTYLWVQLDQNVRAKENLDAQTKTGPVKDSTSAKSFQSQMASADYEGGYKIKAVKDAAGKPLKHIINRTMMRVDLPQPMKKGDTFTFSIDWSYNIYDRMVIDGRGGYEYFPADDNYAYTCAQWFPRMAVYDDYEGWQNKQFIGRGEFALAFGDYEVNITVPADHIVAATGELTNAKDILTKTQFERLEQAKKTFDKPVFIVTEEEAIANEKSRATKTKTWKFAAKNVRDFAFASSRKYIWDAQAVKLATNTPLAMSFYPKEGNPLWADESTKAVKNTLEVYSERTFDYPYPVAISVNAANQGMEYPMICFNFGRPRNGVISERLLDGMVSVIVHEVGHNYFPMIVNSDERQWTWMDEGLNTFLEKETKRERYPDLDLEWGTPKGIVPYMKGDKNNIRPIMTNSEQVVQFGYNAYGKPSAALTVLRETVMGPELFDAAFKEYANRWKFKHPKPADFFRSMEDASAVDLDWFWKGWFYTVDHVDVGIEEVKWLRMRTESADIENKGKKVKKGDLTAKGGDNKTMDFSNGPEEFSLVETDPRYYGEFMNRVDDKAIMQKFEDKNLYQVKFSNKGGLVTPLIIEFTFTDGSKTTEKIPAEIWRMNEKEVTKVFAFEKEVTSIKFDPNEETADTNPDDNTFPPREAASKFDKFKQKAN; from the coding sequence ATGATTAGATTAGCGTGTTATTCCAAAAAACCTAATATCAACAAGATGAAGAACCAATGCATTTTTTTGCTGCTTCTTACTTTTTTAATTTCCAGCACCACATTTGGACAGGAAGAGTGGGGGCAGAAGTTTGAGCAGTTGGGGCAAGAGTTGCCAACACCAAATTCATACAGAACAGGCTCGGGAGCTCCCGGCGTCAACTATTGGCAGCAACAGGCTGACTATAAAATAGACGTTGCCATAGATGACAAAAAGCAGGTGTTGACCGGCTCTGAAACCATTAAGTATTACAATAATTCACCTGATGTACTTACCTATCTATGGGTACAGCTAGATCAGAACGTAAGGGCCAAAGAAAACCTGGATGCCCAAACAAAAACGGGGCCTGTTAAAGACTCTACCTCTGCGAAATCATTCCAATCACAAATGGCTTCAGCTGATTATGAGGGAGGGTACAAAATTAAGGCTGTAAAGGATGCCGCAGGCAAGCCTCTAAAACATATCATCAACCGCACCATGATGCGTGTGGACCTGCCTCAACCTATGAAAAAGGGGGATACATTTACTTTTTCAATTGACTGGTCATATAACATCTACGACCGCATGGTAATTGATGGCCGCGGAGGTTACGAGTACTTCCCCGCCGATGACAACTATGCCTACACCTGCGCACAATGGTTTCCTCGCATGGCCGTTTACGATGATTATGAAGGATGGCAAAACAAACAGTTTATTGGAAGAGGTGAGTTTGCACTTGCTTTTGGCGACTATGAGGTAAATATTACTGTACCGGCAGATCATATTGTAGCGGCAACCGGTGAACTTACCAATGCCAAAGATATACTCACAAAAACTCAGTTTGAGCGACTTGAACAGGCAAAGAAAACTTTTGACAAGCCTGTTTTCATTGTAACTGAGGAAGAAGCCATTGCCAATGAAAAAAGTAGAGCAACAAAAACCAAGACCTGGAAATTTGCTGCTAAAAATGTAAGAGATTTTGCCTTTGCATCATCCAGAAAATATATCTGGGATGCGCAGGCTGTAAAACTGGCTACCAATACTCCCCTGGCTATGTCTTTTTACCCTAAAGAAGGCAACCCGCTTTGGGCCGATGAATCAACAAAAGCTGTTAAAAACACTCTTGAAGTTTACTCCGAAAGAACCTTTGATTACCCATATCCTGTAGCCATTTCAGTAAATGCTGCAAATCAGGGTATGGAGTACCCCATGATCTGTTTCAACTTCGGCAGGCCAAGAAACGGAGTGATCTCAGAAAGATTGCTGGATGGCATGGTGAGCGTTATAGTACATGAGGTAGGCCACAACTATTTCCCTATGATTGTTAACTCCGATGAAAGACAATGGACCTGGATGGACGAAGGGCTAAATACTTTCCTGGAAAAAGAAACCAAACGGGAGCGTTACCCTGACCTGGATCTGGAATGGGGCACCCCAAAAGGCATTGTTCCCTACATGAAAGGTGACAAAAACAATATCAGACCTATCATGACCAACTCTGAGCAGGTAGTGCAGTTTGGTTACAATGCCTATGGAAAGCCTTCCGCAGCGCTTACTGTATTACGCGAGACAGTAATGGGCCCAGAACTATTTGATGCTGCTTTTAAGGAATATGCCAACAGGTGGAAATTTAAGCACCCCAAGCCTGCAGACTTTTTCAGATCTATGGAAGATGCCTCTGCTGTTGACCTTGATTGGTTCTGGAAAGGCTGGTTCTACACAGTTGACCATGTGGATGTAGGCATTGAAGAGGTGAAGTGGCTCCGCATGCGCACCGAAAGTGCTGATATAGAGAACAAGGGTAAAAAAGTAAAGAAGGGTGATCTTACTGCTAAGGGAGGTGATAATAAAACGATGGACTTCAGCAATGGCCCCGAAGAATTTTCTTTGGTGGAAACAGATCCACGATATTACGGGGAATTCATGAACCGGGTAGATGACAAGGCTATCATGCAAAAGTTTGAAGACAAAAACCTTTACCAGGTAAAATTTTCTAATAAAGGCGGCCTGGTAACTCCATTGATCATTGAATTCACCTTTACCGATGGCAGCAAAACAACGGAGAAAATTCCTGCCGAGATCTGGAGAATGAATGAAAAGGAAGTGACCAAGGTATTTGCCTTTGAAAAAGAAGTCACAAGCATCAAATTCGATCCGAATGAAGAAACTGCTGACACCAACCCTGATGATAACACGTTCCCTCCAAGGGAAGCTGCTTCAAAGTTTGACAAGTTTAAGCAGAAAGCAAATTAA
- a CDS encoding DUF2490 domain-containing protein yields the protein MQASFKKTTRSSGLRKKAFSTVFLITFTASSLFAQKKNTTTQNQQWLQYYNQIKLAGKWVLLTDVGYRWKNGFEESTQYIARTGVGYSISDHVRVSTGLAHLGFYSLGKINKVEFRPYQELIIKNKLNKVGLSHRYRIEERFFYQVADGEIQTPNSFNFRLRYSCMASIPLFQLSSKRPERTFILNIGDEIFINAGRNVVHNVFDQNRFIVSPTAQMNKDVSISLTWNGQFAATAKPQNYNYTNVFWLQVKQQLDLTGKRVQKEK from the coding sequence ATGCAGGCATCCTTTAAGAAGACAACAAGAAGCTCTGGGCTAAGAAAGAAAGCTTTCTCAACAGTATTTTTAATTACATTTACCGCCAGTTCCCTATTCGCTCAGAAAAAAAATACTACAACGCAGAACCAGCAATGGCTACAATACTATAACCAAATAAAGCTGGCTGGTAAATGGGTGTTACTCACTGATGTTGGATACAGGTGGAAAAATGGCTTTGAAGAAAGCACGCAATATATTGCACGAACTGGGGTTGGATATTCCATATCCGACCATGTCAGGGTTTCAACCGGATTGGCCCACCTTGGTTTCTATTCTTTGGGTAAGATCAATAAAGTGGAGTTTCGACCGTACCAGGAGCTCATCATCAAAAACAAATTAAATAAAGTGGGCCTGAGCCACAGGTATAGAATAGAGGAGCGTTTCTTTTATCAAGTTGCCGATGGTGAAATTCAGACGCCAAATTCTTTTAATTTTCGACTGAGATATTCTTGTATGGCAAGCATTCCACTATTTCAATTATCCTCAAAACGCCCTGAAAGAACATTCATACTTAATATAGGTGATGAGATCTTCATCAATGCAGGTCGCAATGTTGTTCACAATGTTTTTGACCAAAACAGGTTTATTGTAAGCCCAACAGCTCAGATGAATAAAGATGTATCCATCAGCCTGACATGGAACGGCCAGTTTGCTGCCACTGCAAAACCGCAAAATTATAACTACACGAATGTATTTTGGCTCCAGGTGAAACAGCAACTAGATTTAACAGGTAAAAGGGTGCAAAAGGAAAAATGA
- a CDS encoding copper homeostasis protein CutC: MLFEIVVYSIEAALKAQEGGADRIELCDNPGEGGTTPSYGVIEVVRQHLSIDVYIMIRPRGGDFLYSSYEFHAMKRDISQCQRLSVDGVVFGMLNADGTIDKKRCKELIDKARPLKVTCHRAFDMARDPFEALEDCIEVGFDRILTSGGQSRAIEGVDLIAELRKRAAGRIIIMPGSGVNEETVAEIVSKTEVNEIHFSAMSHRDGGMVYRNEQIAGMGSEQGAEFKLRIADPEKIRKMRELVG, from the coding sequence ATGCTTTTCGAAATAGTAGTTTATTCCATTGAGGCTGCCCTTAAAGCGCAGGAAGGGGGAGCAGATCGCATAGAGCTATGTGATAACCCGGGAGAGGGAGGGACTACACCCTCCTACGGTGTAATTGAAGTAGTGAGACAGCATTTGTCTATTGACGTTTACATCATGATCAGGCCTCGGGGGGGTGATTTTTTATATTCCAGTTATGAGTTTCATGCGATGAAAAGGGACATCAGCCAGTGCCAGCGACTGAGTGTGGACGGGGTGGTATTTGGTATGTTGAACGCGGACGGAACCATAGATAAAAAACGCTGCAAGGAGCTGATCGATAAAGCAAGGCCATTGAAAGTGACCTGCCACCGCGCATTTGATATGGCCAGGGATCCCTTTGAAGCATTGGAGGATTGCATCGAAGTCGGGTTTGACCGAATTCTAACCTCTGGCGGACAGTCGAGGGCGATCGAAGGCGTGGATTTAATTGCAGAACTTCGGAAGCGGGCAGCCGGGAGGATTATTATTATGCCGGGATCAGGCGTAAATGAGGAAACAGTGGCCGAAATAGTTAGTAAAACCGAAGTAAATGAAATTCACTTCTCGGCTATGAGCCATCGTGACGGAGGCATGGTCTATCGTAATGAGCAAATAGCTGGCATGGGCTCTGAGCAGGGCGCTGAATTCAAGTTGCGTATTGCTGACCCAGAGAAGATCAGAAAAATGAGGGAGTTGGTTGGCTAG
- a CDS encoding threonine ammonia-lyase: MSKVPDQESIMAAHERVAPFIHRTPVYTSESLNKIAGANLFFKCENFQKVGAFKARGGMNAVLSLSAKDRKAGVATHSSGNHAQAVAMAARENGVKAYIVMPSNSASVKKAAVLGYGAELIECEPTLQAREDTLQKVIEETGAILIHPYDDYRIIEGQGTAAKELIEDINERLDYILTPVGGGGMLSGTSLSAHYFSKGTKVIGCEPSGADDAYRSFTSMKLVPQTNPQTICDGLRTSLGGKPFEIILKHVEDILLADDAEIVAAMQLIWERMKIVVESSSAVPLAALLRNKERFAGKNVGIVISGGNVDLKALPF; this comes from the coding sequence ATGTCAAAAGTACCGGACCAGGAATCCATTATGGCAGCCCATGAGAGAGTTGCCCCATTTATACACCGCACGCCTGTCTATACCAGCGAAAGCCTGAATAAAATAGCGGGAGCGAATCTTTTTTTTAAATGTGAAAACTTTCAGAAAGTAGGAGCATTTAAAGCACGGGGAGGGATGAATGCCGTTCTTTCGTTGTCTGCCAAAGACAGAAAAGCTGGTGTAGCTACTCACTCATCGGGCAATCACGCTCAGGCTGTGGCAATGGCCGCGAGGGAGAACGGAGTAAAGGCTTATATTGTGATGCCCTCCAATTCTGCTTCGGTAAAGAAAGCGGCCGTGCTAGGTTATGGTGCTGAGCTGATAGAATGTGAGCCAACTTTACAGGCACGGGAAGATACCTTGCAGAAGGTTATTGAGGAAACCGGAGCCATATTAATCCACCCTTACGACGATTACCGCATTATAGAAGGGCAGGGTACTGCGGCGAAAGAGCTGATTGAAGATATTAACGAGAGACTGGATTATATCCTAACACCTGTCGGTGGAGGGGGTATGCTTAGTGGCACATCACTGTCAGCCCATTATTTTTCAAAAGGAACCAAAGTAATCGGCTGCGAACCTTCGGGTGCAGATGACGCTTACCGATCGTTTACATCTATGAAACTGGTGCCTCAGACCAATCCGCAAACCATCTGCGACGGATTGAGAACCTCGCTGGGCGGAAAGCCTTTTGAGATCATATTGAAGCACGTTGAGGATATCTTACTGGCTGACGACGCTGAAATTGTGGCTGCCATGCAGTTGATCTGGGAAAGAATGAAGATTGTCGTTGAAAGCTCCTCAGCAGTACCATTGGCGGCTTTGCTCAGAAACAAAGAGAGGTTCGCCGGCAAAAATGTAGGTATAGTGATCAGTGGAGGAAATGTGGATTTGAAGGCGTTGCCTTTTTGA
- the polA gene encoding DNA polymerase I, translated as MSKPEKKLFLLDAYALIYRAHFAFSKTPRISSKGVNTGVMFGFINTLLEVLQKQKPTHIAVVFDTSAPTFRHEQFAEYKAHREETPEDIKVGIPVVKDIVRAFNIPVLEMDGYEADDIIGTLAKKAGKADYEVFMMTPDKDFGQLVEEHVYLYKPAYMGNAVDVLGVPEVLAKWDIERVDQVTDMLGLQGDTADNIPGIPGIGPKTASKLIKEFGSVEELVANVDKLKGKQKENVEAYGQQGILSKELATINTEVPIEFNEKDLIYEGPDEEKLKPICEELEFRTIMKRIFGEELTGKTTTSASGQLSMFSDESKVAIEVTETVTVEKTSIKTVEHDYHLVTSAEKRNELIKFLQMQDEFCFDTETTNIDAVEAEIVGLAFSYVKGEAYYVALPADFEEAKQVLLEFKPVMENEKITKIGQNVKYDILALKKYGVHVKGKIFDTMLAHYVIEPEMPHNMDAIAEQYLNYKCVPITSVLGVKGKRQRNMRDIAPEDVVEYAGEDADITLQLKQVLSDQIKKEKKLDSLLEEVEHPLVYVLSDMEHEGVRIDEEALKQMSAELQQASLQAQEEIYKIAGCEFNIASPKQLGEILFDRLKLIEKPKKTKSGQYATGEEILGRLAAEHDIARKILEFREYQKLKSTYVDALPKMISVSDGRVHTDYGQAVAATGRLSSNNPNLQNIPIRTEKGREIRKAFVPRDENHVLVSADYSQIELRIAASFAKDKDMIEAFKNGRDIHATTAAKVFNVSLEDVDPNMRRKAKEVNFGIIYGISAFGLSQNLNIPRAEANDIIKAYFKEFSSIKNYMDESINKAKEQGYVETIQGRRRYLRDINSRNATMRGYAERNAINAPIQGSAADIIKIAMVNIHRWLKEEGLGTKMILQVHDELIFDVPKDEVEKVKENVIRLMMSAVSLEVPLEVEAGVGENWLKAH; from the coding sequence ATGAGCAAACCCGAAAAAAAGTTATTTCTTCTTGACGCCTACGCACTTATATACAGAGCCCATTTTGCATTCAGTAAAACCCCCAGGATCAGTTCAAAGGGTGTAAACACCGGCGTAATGTTCGGTTTTATAAATACTCTTCTGGAAGTACTGCAAAAGCAGAAACCTACCCATATCGCTGTAGTTTTTGATACCTCAGCACCTACTTTCAGGCATGAGCAATTTGCAGAATACAAGGCACATCGTGAAGAAACGCCTGAAGATATAAAAGTAGGGATACCGGTAGTGAAGGATATCGTTAGGGCATTTAACATTCCTGTACTCGAAATGGATGGCTATGAAGCGGATGATATCATTGGTACGCTGGCCAAGAAGGCGGGTAAAGCAGATTATGAGGTGTTTATGATGACCCCAGACAAAGATTTTGGGCAGTTGGTAGAGGAGCATGTATACCTGTACAAGCCGGCTTACATGGGCAATGCCGTGGATGTACTGGGCGTGCCTGAGGTGCTGGCAAAGTGGGATATAGAACGTGTCGATCAGGTAACGGATATGCTCGGCTTGCAGGGTGATACGGCTGATAACATTCCCGGGATTCCGGGCATCGGACCCAAGACTGCGTCAAAACTCATTAAGGAGTTTGGTTCTGTTGAAGAGCTGGTGGCTAACGTGGATAAGCTCAAAGGCAAGCAAAAGGAAAATGTGGAGGCCTATGGCCAGCAAGGTATACTTTCTAAAGAGCTGGCAACAATTAATACCGAGGTGCCTATTGAGTTTAATGAAAAGGATCTGATATATGAAGGACCTGATGAGGAAAAACTAAAGCCGATATGCGAAGAGCTTGAGTTCAGGACCATAATGAAGCGGATATTTGGTGAAGAATTAACAGGAAAAACCACGACATCTGCATCAGGGCAACTTTCCATGTTCAGTGATGAGAGTAAAGTAGCCATAGAAGTTACAGAAACTGTAACGGTTGAAAAGACGAGTATCAAAACGGTGGAACATGACTACCACCTGGTGACGTCAGCAGAGAAACGAAACGAACTGATAAAATTCCTTCAAATGCAAGATGAGTTCTGTTTCGATACGGAAACCACAAATATTGATGCTGTGGAGGCGGAGATTGTGGGTCTGGCGTTTTCGTATGTGAAAGGGGAAGCCTACTATGTGGCACTTCCGGCAGACTTTGAGGAGGCGAAGCAAGTACTCTTGGAGTTTAAACCGGTGATGGAAAATGAGAAAATCACTAAAATAGGTCAGAACGTTAAATACGACATCCTTGCCCTGAAAAAGTATGGTGTCCATGTAAAGGGTAAAATATTTGACACCATGCTGGCGCACTATGTGATTGAGCCTGAAATGCCACATAACATGGATGCCATAGCAGAGCAATATTTGAATTATAAGTGTGTGCCGATTACTTCTGTTTTAGGTGTTAAAGGTAAGCGGCAGAGAAACATGAGAGACATAGCCCCGGAAGATGTAGTGGAATATGCCGGAGAAGATGCCGATATTACACTGCAATTAAAACAGGTGCTGTCAGACCAGATCAAAAAGGAGAAAAAGCTTGACAGCTTGCTTGAAGAGGTTGAGCACCCATTAGTTTATGTGCTCTCCGACATGGAGCACGAAGGTGTAAGAATAGATGAAGAGGCATTGAAACAAATGTCTGCGGAACTACAGCAAGCCAGCCTGCAGGCCCAGGAGGAAATTTATAAAATAGCCGGTTGTGAGTTTAATATAGCCTCACCTAAGCAATTGGGCGAGATCCTGTTCGACCGGCTCAAGCTAATTGAAAAGCCTAAGAAAACGAAATCCGGTCAGTATGCTACAGGTGAAGAGATACTGGGAAGGCTGGCGGCAGAGCATGATATAGCCAGGAAAATACTGGAGTTCCGGGAATATCAAAAACTAAAATCCACCTATGTGGATGCATTGCCAAAGATGATTAGTGTCAGCGACGGGCGGGTACATACCGATTACGGACAGGCCGTGGCAGCTACCGGCAGGTTGAGTTCTAATAATCCGAACCTTCAAAATATTCCGATAAGAACGGAAAAAGGCAGGGAGATCAGGAAAGCGTTTGTGCCAAGGGATGAAAACCATGTGCTGGTGTCAGCGGATTATTCGCAGATCGAACTTCGTATAGCCGCATCTTTTGCCAAGGATAAGGACATGATCGAGGCCTTCAAAAACGGGCGGGATATCCATGCCACTACTGCTGCCAAAGTTTTTAACGTATCCCTTGAGGATGTAGACCCGAATATGAGGAGGAAGGCCAAAGAGGTAAATTTTGGGATTATCTACGGAATATCTGCCTTTGGTCTCTCGCAAAACCTGAACATCCCGCGGGCTGAGGCCAATGATATTATCAAGGCGTATTTTAAAGAGTTTTCTTCCATCAAAAACTATATGGACGAGTCCATCAACAAAGCCAAGGAGCAGGGGTATGTAGAAACTATCCAGGGAAGAAGACGATACCTCAGAGACATCAACTCCAGAAATGCTACTATGAGGGGCTATGCCGAACGAAATGCGATCAACGCCCCGATCCAGGGTAGTGCGGCAGATATCATTAAGATCGCCATGGTTAACATTCACCGGTGGTTGAAAGAAGAAGGTCTTGGAACAAAAATGATCTTACAGGTGCATGATGAATTGATTTTTGATGTACCCAAAGATGAGGTAGAAAAGGTCAAAGAAAATGTGATCAGGTTGATGATGTCGGCAGTAAGCCTGGAAGTGCCTTTGGAAGTAGAGGCTGGGGTGGGCGAGAACTGGTTGAAAGCACATTAA